Proteins from one Polynucleobacter wuianus genomic window:
- the nadC gene encoding carboxylating nicotinate-nucleotide diphosphorylase gives MHTPSLNPSPTLSWSVPFGFNETLEQARQRNIHDALLEDVGVQDWTALLVPDEPAQAQLWVRESAVLCGVDWFEGCLKKLDPQAQVIWNYLEGAVMEPNTVVCSIKAHARAILTAERPALNFLQSLSWTATITHSYVKAIEGVIPNPQACLILDTRKTIPGLRQAQKYAVRVGGGSNQRLALWDGILIKENHIAAAGGIGPALRAASALHAGVSIQIEVENFAELQQALDAGALSILLDNFTPKEMAQAVQLTAKRALLEASGGIDLDQICAIAKTGVDRISIGKLTKDIVAVDFSLRVQA, from the coding sequence ATGCATACCCCAAGTCTAAATCCCTCCCCTACGCTATCGTGGTCGGTGCCTTTTGGTTTTAATGAAACCCTAGAGCAAGCTCGTCAGCGCAATATTCACGATGCCTTACTAGAAGATGTCGGGGTTCAAGACTGGACAGCGCTATTGGTGCCCGATGAACCTGCCCAAGCGCAATTATGGGTGCGTGAGTCTGCGGTCTTATGTGGGGTTGATTGGTTTGAGGGTTGCTTAAAAAAGCTCGATCCCCAAGCGCAAGTCATCTGGAACTATCTTGAGGGCGCAGTGATGGAACCCAATACCGTGGTTTGCTCCATCAAAGCTCATGCGCGCGCGATCCTGACGGCTGAGCGCCCTGCCCTTAATTTTTTACAGAGCCTGTCTTGGACTGCCACGATTACCCACTCATATGTCAAGGCTATTGAGGGGGTGATTCCCAACCCTCAGGCTTGCCTGATTTTAGATACCCGAAAAACCATCCCTGGCTTACGTCAGGCTCAAAAATATGCGGTGCGTGTGGGCGGCGGTAGTAATCAGCGCTTGGCCCTGTGGGATGGCATTTTGATCAAAGAAAACCATATTGCGGCTGCTGGTGGTATTGGCCCCGCATTGCGCGCTGCAAGCGCCCTTCATGCAGGGGTTTCTATTCAGATTGAAGTAGAAAACTTTGCTGAACTTCAGCAAGCCCTTGATGCGGGAGCACTCAGCATTTTGCTCGATAACTTCACCCCCAAAGAGATGGCACAAGCAGTGCAATTGACGGCTAAAAGGGCGTTACTTGAGGCTTCTGGGGGTATTGATCTCGATCAGATTTGTGCGATAGCCAAAACAGGGGTAGATCGGATCTCGATCGGAAAATTGACCAAAGACATTGTCGCGGTTGATTTTTCTCTTCGGGTCCAGGCTTAA
- a CDS encoding helix-turn-helix domain-containing protein yields the protein MNKTPVITQVNGRAFQEARERLGISVKDLAKQSCFSVRQIEQIENGKSDAFYSLAIKANAAKKIAHLLKLSEAEAFEFKVDSLTLAAEKETLTTDTDNSQSSLTSSPATTPARSIATHTDAVDSRFSSHSSALSEQLEPRFGPDQDGTGSLASLNHKPRSGRTLIISLALAAIVLLVVLIQSDLLIQIQNPFSPKPAPVVEVMIPEDKPAEPEKLGMTSDNNASTASPAATLNTNAATGTVGSNSAPSTALATVAPSAAITPSNTLEGCPSVGVSASAYTPTQSNRSADMVYVVSKVNQTVCVVDANGKIQNRSLDAGTSASFYGKPPFKVMTSGLSQVDLFFQGWKVRPTNPNEKTIELLPLINATPPAPSVAPAPAGNSPSTTN from the coding sequence GTGAATAAGACTCCTGTTATCACTCAAGTCAACGGTCGTGCTTTTCAAGAAGCACGTGAGCGCTTGGGTATTTCTGTTAAGGATTTAGCCAAGCAGTCGTGTTTCTCAGTTCGACAAATCGAACAGATTGAAAATGGCAAAAGTGATGCGTTTTATTCATTAGCGATTAAAGCCAATGCTGCCAAAAAAATTGCTCATCTTTTAAAACTGTCAGAAGCTGAAGCTTTTGAATTCAAAGTCGACTCTCTGACGCTGGCAGCAGAAAAAGAAACGCTCACCACTGACACTGATAACTCACAATCGAGTCTCACGAGCAGTCCTGCAACTACACCAGCAAGATCTATTGCTACGCACACTGACGCAGTCGATTCTCGCTTTAGCTCTCACTCAAGCGCTCTGAGTGAACAACTAGAACCCCGCTTTGGTCCTGATCAAGATGGTACAGGATCCTTAGCATCATTAAATCATAAGCCACGCTCTGGCCGAACGCTCATCATCAGCCTTGCCTTGGCAGCAATTGTTTTGCTGGTGGTATTGATACAGTCAGATTTACTCATCCAAATACAAAATCCATTTTCACCTAAGCCTGCTCCGGTTGTAGAAGTCATGATTCCCGAAGACAAACCCGCTGAACCTGAAAAGTTGGGTATGACATCTGACAATAATGCCTCTACTGCTAGCCCTGCAGCTACTCTAAACACTAACGCTGCAACCGGAACAGTTGGATCAAATAGTGCTCCAAGTACTGCGCTTGCAACAGTAGCACCGAGTGCTGCCATCACGCCAAGCAATACCCTAGAGGGTTGTCCGAGTGTGGGTGTCAGCGCAAGTGCCTATACACCCACTCAAAGTAATCGCAGTGCGGACATGGTGTATGTGGTGAGCAAGGTCAATCAGACTGTGTGCGTGGTCGATGCCAATGGAAAAATCCAAAATCGATCTTTAGATGCTGGCACCAGCGCTTCTTTTTATGGCAAGCCTCCGTTTAAGGTCATGACCAGTGGTTTATCACAAGTAGATTTGTTCTTTCAGGGTTGGAAAGTGAGACCTACAAACCCCAATGAGAAGACCATTGAATTGCTACCATTGATCAATGCAACTCCGCCTGCGCCAAGTGTCGCGCCCGCACCTGCCGGCAACTCTCCCAGCACCACGAATTAA
- the nadB gene encoding L-aspartate oxidase, giving the protein MASSKPSSTQTQAELPVLIIGAGLAGLTVALHMAKTQPVILMAKRGLSEAATAWAQGGIVGVVDKEHDSIDSHVADTLDAGAGLVVESTARYIAEESAEAIKWLVEQGVPFTADETGPMGLHLTREGGHSHRRIAHAADATGKAIHEVLLDKARAHQNIQILEHWIALDLITNRQLDAKTQRTKPNRCYGVYALDIKNNRVETIQAKSVVLATGGVGKVYRYTSNPDTATGDGIAMAWRAGCRVGNMEFIQFHPTCLYHPSDRTFLITEAMRGEGGLLKLPDGTRFMPDHDERNELAPRDIVARAIDFEMKKHGLDYVHLDATHLGEAFIKEHFPMIYARCFSLGLDITKEPIPVVPAAHYSCGGVVTDLKGRTDLPGLYAVGEATYTGLHGANRLASNSLLECVVIGKAAAEDICTLKTPPLPTIPLWDESQVEDADEQVVIAHNWDELRSLMWNYVGIVRTNRRLERALHRIKLLRYEVQEYYANFKVTRDLIELRNLLECAELIVRSALMRRESRGLHFSRDYPGTWAVSYPTILTPQAIDREEKES; this is encoded by the coding sequence ATGGCCAGTTCAAAACCATCCTCCACGCAAACTCAAGCTGAGTTACCGGTTCTCATTATTGGGGCTGGATTAGCTGGCTTAACCGTTGCCTTGCATATGGCCAAGACTCAGCCAGTGATTCTGATGGCCAAACGTGGTTTGAGTGAGGCAGCCACTGCATGGGCCCAGGGCGGTATTGTTGGCGTGGTTGATAAAGAGCATGACAGTATTGATTCACACGTAGCTGATACTTTGGATGCTGGTGCTGGTCTCGTAGTGGAGTCGACTGCCCGCTATATCGCTGAAGAAAGTGCTGAGGCGATTAAATGGTTAGTAGAGCAGGGCGTTCCTTTTACTGCTGATGAGACTGGTCCGATGGGATTACATCTCACTCGTGAAGGTGGCCATAGTCATCGCCGTATTGCGCACGCTGCTGATGCCACAGGCAAAGCCATTCATGAAGTGTTACTGGATAAAGCCAGAGCACATCAAAATATTCAGATTCTGGAACATTGGATTGCTCTGGATCTCATTACCAATCGTCAACTTGATGCCAAGACGCAGCGCACTAAACCCAATCGTTGCTATGGCGTATATGCCTTAGACATTAAAAACAATCGGGTAGAAACGATACAAGCTAAATCAGTAGTACTGGCTACAGGCGGTGTTGGCAAAGTGTATCGCTATACCAGTAATCCCGATACTGCTACGGGCGATGGAATTGCCATGGCATGGCGTGCAGGTTGCCGTGTTGGCAATATGGAATTTATTCAATTCCACCCAACTTGCCTGTATCACCCTAGTGACCGTACCTTCCTCATTACTGAAGCCATGCGCGGTGAGGGTGGTTTATTAAAACTGCCAGATGGCACCCGTTTTATGCCAGATCATGATGAGCGCAATGAACTGGCCCCACGAGATATCGTCGCACGTGCCATTGACTTTGAAATGAAAAAGCACGGCTTAGATTATGTGCATTTAGATGCCACCCATTTGGGCGAAGCTTTTATCAAAGAGCATTTCCCCATGATCTATGCGCGTTGCTTCAGTTTGGGCCTAGACATTACCAAAGAACCTATTCCAGTTGTGCCTGCGGCGCATTACAGCTGTGGTGGAGTGGTGACGGACCTCAAGGGTCGCACGGATTTGCCTGGCTTATATGCAGTAGGTGAAGCGACCTATACTGGTTTGCATGGTGCTAATCGCCTCGCGAGTAACTCCTTGCTTGAATGTGTTGTGATTGGTAAGGCAGCAGCAGAAGATATTTGTACACTCAAAACGCCGCCATTACCTACTATTCCCTTATGGGATGAAAGCCAAGTAGAAGATGCCGATGAGCAAGTGGTGATTGCCCATAACTGGGATGAACTGCGTTCCTTGATGTGGAACTATGTTGGCATTGTGAGAACCAATCGTCGTTTAGAGCGTGCCTTACACAGAATTAAGTTGCTCAGATATGAAGTACAAGAGTATTACGCGAACTTTAAGGTCACACGAGATCTGATTGAGTTACGCAACTTGCTAGAGTGCGCTGAATTAATCGTTAGATCAGCTCTGATGAGAAGAGAAAGTCGAGGACTCCATTTTAGTCGCGATTATCCTGGCACTTGGGCGGTTTCCTACCCCACTATCTTGACCCCGCAAGCGATTGACCGAGAAGAAAAAGAATCCTAG
- a CDS encoding type II toxin-antitoxin system RelE/ParE family toxin codes for MAYAVIQMRRFTRQYKKLNDKTAKDVDDAVVKISEAPRIGERKKGDLSKLWVFKFKSNSQLYLLGYSIDDGLRLVYLDSIGPHENFYRNIKR; via the coding sequence ATGGCGTACGCAGTTATTCAAATGCGCCGATTTACAAGACAATACAAAAAACTAAATGACAAAACTGCTAAAGATGTTGACGACGCTGTAGTCAAAATCTCAGAAGCACCCCGTATTGGTGAGAGAAAAAAGGGTGATTTGTCTAAATTATGGGTTTTTAAGTTTAAGAGCAACAGCCAGCTTTACTTGCTTGGCTATTCTATTGATGATGGTCTTAGGCTTGTTTATTTAGACTCCATTGGACCCCACGAAAACTTCTACCGAAACATTAAGCGATAA
- a CDS encoding ParD-like family protein, with protein sequence MGMPVRIDDDLYELAKLEAKAEHRTIAGQIEFWAKVGRAAIDNPDLPVSFIAESLASLAEPRESGTPFIPRSRKL encoded by the coding sequence ATGGGTATGCCAGTGAGAATTGATGATGATCTTTATGAGTTAGCCAAGCTAGAGGCCAAGGCTGAGCATCGGACTATTGCTGGCCAGATCGAGTTTTGGGCAAAAGTAGGCCGTGCCGCAATCGATAATCCCGATTTGCCAGTATCTTTCATTGCGGAGTCATTGGCCTCATTAGCAGAGCCGCGTGAAAGCGGGACTCCATTTATTCCTCGATCAAGGAAGCTTTAA
- the fdhF gene encoding formate dehydrogenase subunit alpha encodes MNAPTNPKALELPTIEFKLDGQTIVSYEGETILKAAKRHGIDIPHLCFKDGYRPDGNCRACVVEINGERTLAPSCCRSATPGMEVKANSERAIKSQKLVLEMLLSDMPDEGFKWVGDTKAEEQQQQHGELSTWATRMDVTVRPELKALRRDKVVNDISHPAMAVNLDACIQCNRCVRACREEQVNDVIGYAMRGAHSEIVFDLNDPMGESTCVACGECVQACPTGALMPKGLIGSQTVDRKVDSVCPFCGVGCQITYNVKDEKIVSVEGRDGPANHNRLCVKGRFGMDYIHNPQRLTKPLIRKPGVPKDESILEGKQDWSDIFREATWEEALNFAGGGLKKLKDQHGLKVLAGFGSAKGSNEEAYLFQKLVRTGFGSNNVDHCTRLCHASSVAALLEGVGSGAVSNQVNDVEHSSLIFLIGSNPTANHPVAATWFKNAAKRGTKIVLCDPRMTEISKHAWRNLQFKPDADVAMLNAMIYTIIEEGLADQEFIKNRASNYEALKENIKGYSPEAMAPICGIPAETLREVAREFATTKSAMILWGMGVSQHVHGTDNARCLIALVSITGQIGKPGSGLHPLRGQNNVQGASDAGLIPMMFPNYQRVDNPEAHAWFEKFWGTPLDKKPGYTVVEIMHKITAPDSDPDKIRGMYVEGENPAMSDPDLNHARHALASLEHLVVQDIFMTETALLADVVLPASAWPEKVGTASNTDRMVQMGKKAINPPGDAKPDLWIIQEIAKRMGLNWNYQGPDDGVAAVYDEMRQAMHGAINGITWERLEKESSVTYPCLSAEDPGRPIVFDDEFATPDGKVKLVPADIIPANERPDTEYPFVLITGRQLEHWHTGSMTRRATILDAIEPMATVSMNGEDMTQLGVTAGDVITVQSRRGEVGIHVRRDDGTPRGVIFIPFAYYEAAANLITNSALDPFGKIPEFKYCAVKLAKGGNAAKVMGYGTNDPKLIQAAIV; translated from the coding sequence ATGAACGCACCAACCAATCCAAAAGCACTCGAGCTACCAACTATTGAGTTCAAGTTAGACGGTCAGACGATTGTTTCCTATGAAGGTGAAACGATTCTCAAAGCTGCCAAACGTCACGGTATTGATATTCCACATTTGTGCTTTAAAGACGGTTATCGCCCAGACGGCAACTGCCGTGCTTGCGTAGTAGAAATCAATGGCGAACGTACCTTGGCTCCTAGCTGCTGCAGAAGCGCTACGCCTGGCATGGAAGTTAAAGCCAATAGCGAGCGCGCGATCAAGAGTCAAAAATTAGTGCTCGAGATGTTGCTCTCCGATATGCCAGACGAAGGCTTTAAGTGGGTGGGTGATACCAAGGCTGAAGAACAACAGCAACAACATGGCGAACTCAGTACCTGGGCTACGCGCATGGATGTGACCGTTCGTCCAGAACTCAAAGCCTTGCGCCGTGACAAAGTAGTAAATGATATCTCGCATCCCGCGATGGCTGTCAATCTTGATGCCTGTATTCAATGCAATCGTTGTGTCCGCGCTTGTCGTGAAGAGCAGGTCAATGATGTGATTGGCTACGCCATGCGTGGCGCGCATAGCGAAATCGTCTTTGATCTCAATGATCCCATGGGCGAGAGCACTTGCGTTGCCTGCGGAGAGTGTGTACAAGCCTGCCCAACTGGCGCATTGATGCCCAAGGGCTTGATTGGTTCACAGACTGTCGATCGTAAGGTGGATTCTGTTTGTCCATTCTGCGGTGTCGGTTGCCAAATTACCTACAACGTGAAAGATGAAAAGATTGTGAGCGTCGAAGGTCGTGATGGCCCAGCTAATCACAATCGTCTCTGTGTTAAAGGTCGCTTTGGTATGGATTACATTCATAATCCACAGCGCTTAACCAAGCCTTTGATTCGTAAACCTGGCGTGCCTAAGGATGAATCTATCCTCGAAGGTAAACAAGACTGGTCTGATATTTTCCGTGAAGCTACATGGGAAGAGGCGCTGAATTTTGCAGGTGGTGGCCTGAAGAAGTTAAAAGATCAACACGGCTTGAAGGTGCTTGCTGGCTTTGGTTCTGCCAAAGGCAGTAATGAAGAGGCCTACTTATTCCAAAAACTGGTTCGCACGGGCTTTGGTAGTAATAACGTGGACCATTGCACCCGTCTTTGCCATGCGTCATCAGTAGCGGCATTGCTAGAAGGTGTTGGCTCTGGTGCAGTCAGCAATCAAGTGAATGATGTTGAGCACTCGAGCTTGATTTTCTTGATCGGCTCAAATCCAACAGCGAATCACCCAGTAGCTGCAACTTGGTTTAAGAATGCCGCTAAACGCGGTACCAAGATTGTGCTCTGCGATCCGCGCATGACTGAGATTAGTAAACATGCCTGGCGCAATCTGCAGTTCAAGCCCGATGCCGATGTGGCAATGCTCAACGCCATGATCTATACGATTATTGAAGAAGGCTTGGCTGATCAAGAGTTCATCAAAAATCGTGCAAGCAACTACGAGGCTCTAAAAGAAAATATCAAAGGGTATAGCCCAGAAGCGATGGCACCAATCTGCGGCATTCCAGCAGAAACCTTGCGTGAAGTCGCTCGAGAATTTGCCACTACGAAGTCAGCAATGATTTTGTGGGGCATGGGTGTAAGCCAACATGTGCACGGTACTGATAATGCGCGCTGCTTAATTGCTTTGGTCAGTATCACTGGTCAAATCGGTAAACCAGGTTCTGGTTTGCATCCATTGCGTGGTCAGAACAATGTTCAGGGCGCTAGTGATGCCGGTTTGATTCCGATGATGTTCCCGAACTATCAACGGGTTGACAATCCAGAAGCGCATGCTTGGTTTGAAAAATTCTGGGGCACACCGCTCGATAAAAAGCCTGGCTACACTGTGGTTGAGATCATGCATAAGATTACTGCGCCCGATAGTGATCCCGATAAGATTCGTGGCATGTACGTCGAAGGTGAAAACCCAGCGATGAGTGACCCTGACTTAAATCACGCCCGTCATGCCTTGGCATCGCTAGAGCATTTAGTGGTACAGGATATCTTCATGACCGAAACAGCATTGCTGGCTGATGTTGTATTGCCAGCCAGCGCCTGGCCAGAGAAGGTGGGTACCGCAAGTAACACCGACCGTATGGTGCAAATGGGCAAGAAGGCAATCAACCCGCCAGGTGACGCTAAGCCAGATTTGTGGATTATTCAAGAAATTGCTAAGCGTATGGGCCTGAATTGGAATTACCAAGGACCAGATGATGGTGTGGCGGCCGTCTATGATGAAATGCGTCAAGCCATGCATGGCGCGATTAACGGTATTACCTGGGAGCGTCTTGAAAAGGAATCGAGCGTCACCTATCCATGCCTTTCTGCTGAAGATCCCGGTCGTCCCATCGTATTTGATGATGAATTTGCGACTCCAGACGGTAAGGTAAAACTCGTACCGGCTGACATTATTCCTGCAAATGAACGTCCAGATACTGAATATCCTTTTGTCTTGATTACCGGTCGTCAGTTAGAACATTGGCATACCGGTAGTATGACTAGAAGAGCAACGATCTTGGATGCGATTGAACCCATGGCAACTGTCTCTATGAATGGTGAAGACATGACCCAATTAGGGGTAACTGCAGGTGATGTCATTACCGTTCAATCTCGTCGCGGTGAGGTAGGCATTCACGTACGTAGGGATGATGGCACTCCCCGAGGCGTGATCTTCATTCCGTTTGCTTACTACGAGGCTGCGGCTAACCTGATTACCAACTCAGCCCTAGATCCCTTTGGCAAGATTCCGGAATTTAAGTATTGCGCAGTCAAACTTGCCAAAGGTGGCAATGCTGCCAAGGTGATGGGTTATGGAACGAATGATCCCAAACTCATTCAGGCTGCGATTGTCTAA
- a CDS encoding NAD(P)H-dependent oxidoreductase subunit E, translating to MNHPKPTKEVKAVAVATADDLRETIRRKSKLKGRQADDASVAEVRQLIGDAPHRRDLLIENLHKLNDEYRALHDRHLVALAKEMNLPMAEVYEVATFYHHFEVVRGNDPVADITVRVCDGIACELAGAQNLLAKLPSILGNPKVKVIAAPCVGRCEQAPVAVVHQYPVLFATTDKVKAAVGNQLTTQPMAKDDASFDPAALAEQGVSPQGENQAVSPDYVGYESYRAQGGYALAKEIHEGKKDAESVIKAMESSGLRGLGGAGFPAGRKWRIVKDQAAPKLMAVNIDEGEPGTFKDRTYLERDPHRFLEGLLIAANVVGIDACYIYLRDEYHGCRELLEKELAKLKANPPFPIPNIELRRGAGAYICGEESAMIESIEGKRGEPRMRPPYIAQVGLFGRPTLEHNFETLYWVRDIISRGPEWFSSYGRHDRKGLRSFSVSGRVKKPGVKLAPAGITIQELIDEYCGGMQDGHQFYGYLPGGASGGILPATMNDIPLDFDTLQPYGCFIGSAAVMVFSDKDKARDMALNVMHFFEHESCGQCTPCRVGTGKAAKLMQSKTWDQETLEDLATVMIDASICGLGQAAPNPIRCITKYFPEEIQ from the coding sequence ATGAATCACCCAAAGCCTACCAAGGAAGTCAAAGCAGTCGCAGTGGCTACTGCTGATGATTTGAGGGAGACCATTCGTCGCAAAAGCAAATTAAAAGGTCGTCAAGCAGATGATGCTTCAGTTGCTGAAGTTCGACAGTTGATCGGTGATGCGCCACATCGTCGCGATCTATTAATTGAAAATCTCCATAAGCTCAACGATGAATATCGCGCATTACATGATCGCCATTTAGTTGCTCTGGCAAAAGAAATGAATTTGCCAATGGCAGAAGTCTATGAAGTAGCCACGTTCTATCATCACTTTGAAGTGGTGCGTGGTAATGATCCAGTTGCTGACATCACTGTGCGCGTATGTGATGGCATCGCCTGCGAATTAGCGGGTGCGCAAAACCTTCTGGCAAAGCTACCAAGCATCTTGGGTAATCCCAAGGTGAAAGTGATTGCAGCTCCTTGCGTAGGGCGCTGTGAGCAAGCTCCAGTAGCAGTAGTGCATCAATACCCAGTGCTATTTGCGACAACTGATAAGGTCAAGGCGGCAGTCGGCAATCAGTTGACTACTCAGCCCATGGCCAAGGACGATGCGAGCTTTGATCCTGCTGCATTGGCAGAGCAAGGTGTATCTCCACAAGGTGAGAACCAAGCAGTTTCTCCTGACTATGTGGGGTATGAGTCTTACCGTGCTCAAGGTGGTTACGCTTTAGCGAAGGAAATTCATGAGGGCAAGAAAGACGCTGAGAGTGTGATCAAAGCAATGGAGAGTTCTGGTCTCCGCGGTTTAGGGGGCGCAGGTTTCCCAGCAGGTCGTAAGTGGCGGATCGTGAAAGATCAAGCCGCACCGAAGCTCATGGCAGTCAATATTGACGAAGGTGAGCCAGGCACATTTAAAGACCGTACTTATCTTGAGCGTGACCCACATCGTTTCTTAGAAGGTTTATTGATTGCAGCTAATGTTGTGGGTATTGATGCTTGCTACATTTATCTGCGTGATGAGTATCACGGTTGCCGTGAATTACTCGAAAAAGAGTTGGCTAAGCTCAAAGCGAATCCGCCATTCCCAATTCCGAATATTGAATTGCGTCGTGGCGCAGGCGCCTATATCTGTGGTGAAGAATCTGCCATGATCGAAAGTATTGAAGGTAAGCGCGGTGAGCCCCGCATGCGTCCTCCCTACATCGCCCAAGTGGGCTTATTTGGTCGACCAACCTTAGAGCATAACTTTGAAACCCTCTATTGGGTGCGCGACATTATTTCTCGTGGACCAGAGTGGTTTAGTTCATATGGGCGTCACGATCGCAAAGGCCTACGTAGTTTTAGCGTCAGTGGCCGTGTTAAAAAACCAGGCGTCAAATTAGCGCCAGCTGGTATCACCATACAAGAACTCATTGATGAATACTGTGGTGGTATGCAAGATGGTCACCAATTTTATGGATACTTGCCTGGTGGGGCATCCGGCGGCATCTTGCCAGCAACGATGAATGACATTCCGCTCGACTTCGATACTTTGCAGCCTTATGGTTGCTTCATTGGTTCTGCGGCGGTGATGGTATTTAGTGACAAAGATAAAGCTCGTGACATGGCGCTCAATGTGATGCACTTCTTTGAACACGAGAGTTGTGGTCAGTGCACGCCATGCCGCGTCGGTACTGGCAAAGCTGCTAAGTTAATGCAGTCTAAAACCTGGGATCAAGAAACGCTTGAAGATTTGGCTACCGTGATGATTGATGCTTCAATCTGTGGATTAGGTCAGGCAGCCCCGAATCCGATACGTTGTATTACTAAATACTTTCCAGAAGAAATTCAATAA